Proteins encoded in a region of the Nicotiana tomentosiformis chromosome 9, ASM39032v3, whole genome shotgun sequence genome:
- the LOC104098648 gene encoding coniferyl alcohol acyltransferase-like, with protein sequence MCIKEITTKRNFNLKMSNTELVAAVLPIQEHWLPLSNLDLLLPPLDVGVIFCYQNLISVTTKLEFGSTVRILKASLAETLVSYYAFAGEIVQNLAGEPEVLCNNSGVNFTEAFADVELKEINFYNPDESIEGNLVPKKKHGVLAVQVTQLKCGGLVVGCAFDHRVADAYSANLFLVSWSELAQSKPLTQLPSFRKSFLFPRHPGYYDDSIDGLYVPIPTIPLIKPETLNPNDQAISRIYYVTGEKINHLQSLANRDQKSTKFQRSKLESFSAFLWKTIACGIKETSNSKNFRFGIIVDGRTRLSNGDDNQEKLLKGYFGNVLSIPFGNKKIEELKEKSLSWVANAIHEIIEKAVTREHFLGLIDWVEAHRPEPAVTKIYATDDDGPAVVVSSGQQFPAREIDFGWGEPVFWSYHFPWAGKSGYVMPMPSPKGNGDWIIYMHLMKWQLELIETSASHVFKPVTANYLNLM encoded by the exons atgtgTATAAAAGAGATAACTACAAAAAGAAACTTCAATCTAAAGATGAGCAACACTGAATTGGTGGCAGCAGTTTTGCCAATACAAGAGCATTGGCTACCACTGTCCAATCTTGACTTGCTATTGCCTCCATTGGATGTTGGAGTTATTTTCTGTTATCAAAATCTCATTTCAGTGACAACCAAATTAGAATTTGGTTCAACGGTTAGAATTCTCAAAGCTTCTTTGGCTGAAACATTAGTTTCTTATTATGCATTTGCTGGAGAGATAGTTCAGAACTTAGCTGGAGAACCTGAGGTTCTTTGCAACAATAGTGGAGTCAATTTTACAGAAGCTTTTGCTGATGTTGAGCTCAAAGAGATTAATTTTTATAATCCAGATGAGAGTATAGAGGGAAATCTTGTTCCAAAGAAGAAGCATGGTGTACTAGCTGTTCAG GTTACACAACTCAAATGTGGAGGACTAGTTGTGGGTTGCGCATTTGATCATCGAGTTGCTGATGCATATTCAGCCAACTTGTTTCTTGTATCATGGTCTGAATTAGCTCAATCCAAACCACTCACTCAGCTCCCATCTTTCCGTAAATCGTTCCTTTTTCCTCGACATCCTGGTTACTACGATGACTCAATCGATGGCTTGTACGTACCAATACCAACCATACCACTCATAAAACCcgaaaccctaaaccctaacgaTCAAGCAATAAGTAGAATTTACTATGTCACGGGGGAGAAAATCAACCACCTTCAATCACTAGCCAATCGTGACCAAAAAAGCACGAAATTTCAGAGGTCTAAACTTGAATCATTCAGCGCTTTCCTGTGGAAAACAATTGCATGTGGAATTAAAGAAACGTCGAATTCCAAGAATTTCAGGTTTGGTATCATTGTTGATGGTAGGACTAGATTGAGTAACGGAGATGATAATCAAGAAAAATTACTAAAAGGGTATTTTGGCAATGTTCTCTCCATCCCATTTGGAAACAagaaaattgaggagctaaaagagAAGTCGTTGAGTTGGGTGGCAAATGCAATTCATGAGATTATAGAAAAAGCAGTAACACGCGAACATTTTCTTGGATTGATAGATTGGGTTGAGGCCCATCGTCCTGAACCGGCCGTGACGAAAATATACGCCACGGACGACGATGGGCCCGCCGTGGTAGTATCATCGGGGCAACAATTTCCAGCCAGAGAGATAGATTTCGGATGGGGTGAGCCAGTTTTCTGGTCATATCATTTTCCATGGGCAGGAAAATCAGGATATGTGATGCCAATGCCAAGTCCTAAAGGAAATGGAGATTGGATTATTTATATGCATTTGATGAAATGGCAATTGGAACTAATTGAGACTTCTGCTTCCCATGTGTTTAAGCCTGTGACTGCAAATTATCTCAATTTAATGTGA